TCCACAGGGAACGCGGTGACGTATTTGATCGGCAATATCATCAAGGCGGAGCCGGGTTTTCGGCAGCATCCGGGATGCTTTCTCTACGTGCCCCTGCGAGTTGTGATCGCCAGTGACGATGCCGGAGATGCGCAGCTGACGATCGATCATCCGGCGGATTTGCTCTCGGCGTATGGGGATCCCGTACTCGATTCGGTGGCCAAAGAGTTCTGCCGGGTGTTGGTGGCGCTGCTGATTCAGTTGGACGTTCCCGTGCCGCCCGAGCTCGCCCACGTCTCCTGACGAGCGCGCGTCGTTCCCGCGCCGTGACCGGTGAACGCGTGAAAGGATCGGTTGCGATGTGACGAAGCGGGTGGACAGCGGGCGACCTCGCCGGCTTCGGGGCCGTGACCCCGAAATCGGTATGTTGTCACGTCGACTGGATGAGCTCGGTCAGGGCCGAGGCGGCGTGGTGTTGATCCGCGGCACCGCTGGGTTGGGCAAGAGCGCTCTGTTGACCGAAGCGGAAGCCATGGCCCGCAAGCGGGGCGCGCGCGTGTATCACGGAGGAAGTCATGTCGCTGATCGCTCGCTTCCGCTCGGACCTCTGCTGGACGCGCTGGTCACCGCCGATGACCCGCCGGTGGACGTTACGGTGCTGCGTGAGCTCAGCGGATCGGTCGACCAGCGCTACTGGCTGTTGCGTGAGCTGCAGGAGCGGCTGGAACGAGCGGCGCTATCAGATGCGATCGTGATCGGGATCGATGACATCCAATGGGCTGATGCCGCGACCCTCAACGCGATTACCATCCTGCCCCGGCGGCTGGCGACACACCGGATCTTGTGGTTGTTCGTCGTGAGATCCGGTGAGCTTTCGACGTCGGCACAACTGGCGGTAGCGCGCATCCGCGCTGAGAATGCCGACATTCTCACTGTGAACCCGCTCGACGACAGCGCTATCCGGGCCGTCTGTCGCGATACCTTGGGCGGTGACCCCGACGCCAGGTTGCAAAGCATCATCAACCGGGTTGGCGGTCAACCACTTTGGTTGGTGGAACTGCTTCGAGGTCTTAGAGACGAACGCCTGGTTGATGTGGTCGGCGATGTGGCATACCTGCTGGGCGACGCGATACCGCGCCGGTTGCTGGAGTCTGTCAGTGATCAGCTCGCACGTTTGTCGCCTCAGACTCGACGCGGATTGCAGATGGCCGCGGTGTTGGGACGAAGCTTCTCTGTGGACGAGCTTGCCAGCCTGATGGACCTTCCCGCCGCTGCCGTCATCGAACCTGTGCGCGAAGCGCTCGCCGCCGGGCTGATCGTCGATCACGGCGACCGGCTCGGGTTCCGTCATGACCTGATCCGAGAAGCAACTGAGGCCGAACTCCCGTCGGCGCTGAAGCGGAGCCTGCAACGCCGAGCACTTGACGTGCTGCTCGAGCACGGCGCACCGGCGGCCGATGCCGCAACATTGGTAATGGAGGTTGCCCGCCCTGGTGACCGGCCGGCGATCGACCTGCTGCATCGGGCGACCGTGGAAATCGGGCGAGTGTCCCCTACGGTCGCGGCGCAGCTGAGCCGTCGCCTTTTGGAGCTCACACCGGATAGCGACCCGGACTGGAGCGCGCGGGTGGTCGAGACGACAGACTTGTTGGTGCACTCGGGTCAGGCGGCTGAGGCTGAGAACCTGATCGCCCAAACCACAGGACGGATCGATCGCGAAGCTGAGGCTGCGGCGCGAATGACCCTGGGGTCGCTGGAACTTCAATACGGCCCAGCGGGTTGCGCCGAACACTGCGGCAGAGGGCTGGAGCTTCCTGATCTGCCACCGCAGCTGCGGGTCGCTTTGCTATCACTGCGCGCGTGCGCGCTGGAGATGGTTGGGGACATCGATGCCGCCGCGGCGTGCGCAAATGAGGCAACCGCCGCGGCGTATGTCTTGGACGAGACGTTCGAGGCGGTCGTCACGCTTCCGCCGCGGGCGCTGGTCGCATTCGATCGTGGCGACTGGCGGGCGGCCGTAGACCTCGCCGACCGGGGAGTCAGGGATCAGGATCTTGCCGATGTACCCGCCCGTCGCGCATGGATGTTCGACGCATGGTATGCGTTGATCCTGATCGCCCTCGGCCAGCATCAGCAGGCGTTGCAGCTTATCAACGCCGGAACGAGATCAGCTGAACGCGAAGGGATTTCGGCCAATCTACGGGTGTGGTCGATGCTACGCTGCCGCACTATGCTCGCGCTGGGCAGGTTCGCCGACGCGACCGCCGAGGCCGAGGCAGTCATGGAGATGTCAGACGAGATCGGCGAAGGCGGGCGCGGCTACATCAATCACATC
The DNA window shown above is from Mycobacterium sp. Aquia_216 and carries:
- a CDS encoding helix-turn-helix transcriptional regulator, with translation MTKRVDSGRPRRLRGRDPEIGMLSRRLDELGQGRGGVVLIRGTAGLGKSALLTEAEAMARKRGARVYHGGSHVADRSLPLGPLLDALVTADDPPVDVTVLRELSGSVDQRYWLLRELQERLERAALSDAIVIGIDDIQWADAATLNAITILPRRLATHRILWLFVVRSGELSTSAQLAVARIRAENADILTVNPLDDSAIRAVCRDTLGGDPDARLQSIINRVGGQPLWLVELLRGLRDERLVDVVGDVAYLLGDAIPRRLLESVSDQLARLSPQTRRGLQMAAVLGRSFSVDELASLMDLPAAAVIEPVREALAAGLIVDHGDRLGFRHDLIREATEAELPSALKRSLQRRALDVLLEHGAPAADAATLVMEVARPGDRPAIDLLHRATVEIGRVSPTVAAQLSRRLLELTPDSDPDWSARVVETTDLLVHSGQAAEAENLIAQTTGRIDREAEAAARMTLGSLELQYGPAGCAEHCGRGLELPDLPPQLRVALLSLRACALEMVGDIDAAAACANEATAAAYVLDETFEAVVTLPPRALVAFDRGDWRAAVDLADRGVRDQDLADVPARRAWMFDAWYALILIALGQHQQALQLINAGTRSAEREGISANLRVWSMLRCRTMLALGRFADATAEAEAVMEMSDEIGEGGRGYINHIASHVLCTIALHTGDTAGLSAARRAAIQMQQVTHGRARPLAAWMLARLDAAQGTPAQSRQLDIALLDPLINGTPHVSSPRRYVDQPELVRVLLAGDHREDAIAVAGRLRAMAANDPDFPLLAATSTHTDALLDNDFGLADKAAALYEGGEEPVLIARALEDAGHFRPRNLRDEAVERLESALEIYVQVGARRDAARVRALLRQRGVRRMNLRTTVSAVWPELSDSELAVVRLVATGSTNREVAEQLFLSPHTVNAHLRQIFAKLGLRSRVELARLTAQRDAR